In Alosa sapidissima isolate fAloSap1 chromosome 5, fAloSap1.pri, whole genome shotgun sequence, the genomic stretch GCCAGAGAAGTTGTCTTGCCACAcgggtcttacacacacacacacacacacacatacatacacacttgcacacatacacatacacatacacatacacatacacatacacatacacatacacatacacacatgcacacacgcacacttacacatacacacacacacacacacacacacacacacacacacacacacacactgagacacatgcaggcacaaTCCCatttgtatgcacacacactcacatgcatacactcagacgtctctctctcgctctctctctctctctcagatacaatcacacacacacacacacactctttgacATATACGGCACAGATGACTTCTTGGAAAGGGGTCTTGCTGTGCCTGTGGGTTTGTGTCAGTTTGCGGCAGCATAAAGAATCTGAGGTGGAGAATGAGACTGAACAAGGTCAATGATGACAAGGAAAAGCCATTGAGCTGACATTTTAATATTCACACCATTAAGCCCACAGGGAGGTGCAGGCacagtctgtgtgtctctctacagtcatcttccctctctctctctctctctctctctctctctctctctctctcactcactctcttacacacacacacacacacacacacacacacacacacacacacacacacacacacacatacacacacacacacacacacacacacacacacacacacacacacacacacacacacactgtctctggtTGTGCATCTTGGGAGAAGCTTGTCACAAGTGGGTTCTGTGTGTACGTATGAGCGCATGCTGGGTGAGCCGGGGTATCATCCACAGAGGCATTAAGTCGTCAATGCAGGATAATACTAATAACTCCACCAGAGCCTATCAGACAGCAGCGTGGAGAAGCAGGCAGGCAGCATCCTGAGCCAATGATTATTAGATGGAGAGAGGATGGAACATCCGGAGGTGTTAAAGAGGAcagagggatagggagagagagagagagagagagagagagagagagagagagtgaagagtgtAGTGAGAGTTCACAGAAACGGTTTGTTCCATAGAGGGTGGTTATGGGTTATGTAGCTGCAGGGACAGAAAAGCACAGAGATGCTGAAAAATGCAGTTCAATGTGAACTGTCTCTGAACTGCCACTAAAGTGACATTCTCTAGCAGAGGCTTTTAGGTACAGCCTCAAAGTCAGTATTTCCCTCATCAAAATTagtattttaatttaaaaagcaCCCATATAggcacacataaaaacaaatacagacTTGGAAAATGCATGACCTTTTAGTAAATACAGTATACTAATACAATttaatattacatgattttggtcgCAAATAGCATTTTATTAAACCTACGATTGCATTTGTTCCTTTCTCTCCTAGTACAAAATGTCAGTTTGTTGAACCTTTTATAAAATGAAAAGCAAAAATGACAATTTGATGATTATTTAATTAGGCATCAGCCTTATGCTTAGCTATTGGCAAACCTGGGTCAGGGATGTGACATGCAGATTTCTGTGTCTTAGTCCATTACTTTGGTTTAAAATAATTTCAAATGATTCATAAAAAGCATCATTTTATTCAATAAAACCTGTATAAAAAAGGCAAATAAATGTTTAAAGGTTATATCAgtgatagcggggatacgtcatttctgttgatgttcaaacaaaacagagagctagctcgctactccctcccactccctcccgtgcaattaaaactctcctaaacgcgcatctcgtcggttattggttgaaacactttattttgcctttgagtgggttgccaacccttgttggtagcaattgttttgtgtacagatctcggagcctaggctgcctacagagacgcgtttttttttacggcctgcttatggggcagacagctagcggatcgttaggaaagattagatgaatgtgataatttaagtttgggcctgaaatcgctgatacaacctttaagtctcaatttgttaatttattttctcaaaactcaccatttaaggagaagtcaccatttaagggtgtatttttcaaaaatgtctCCCAGGGGGGCATGCTCCCAGAGCCCCCTGTTGTTGAGTCTTCAACTTTGTGCTTAATACTTTCTTTCAACCAGCGGCCGCCACTGGTATAAGAGATGAGGAAGTTATAAATCGGCCAACTTTCAGCGGAGCACCACAGAGTGGGTTAACACATGACACACGCCTGTCCTGCGTGAGGCTGGATTAGCGTTGCCTCCGTACTCCCCCTCCCACTCCCCTGTAAGCCCCGTTTGACTATAGGCTCATATAGGGACCTGCAGACATGAGAGGGAGCCGAGCCCCTCTAATGCCAACCAGCTCGCCACcgactcacagacacagagtaAATCCCAGCCGGGGATTATGGGCAACTGCCTGTGGTATGGATTATACAGACATcaaaaacacagagacagatCATTGTAACACtaaaaacagcaacagcagtagcagtaacaacaataacaacaaaatccacaacaacaacaacaatagcaAAAGCAGCCACAACAGTCTTGATTTTGACCAGTGGAATATGTTAAAtatgagacaaaaaaaaaaaaaacagcaagatCCTCATGCAAACAGATGGCGCTTTGTCTGGGTTGGCAGTGCGCTGCGATGTTTTGGGCTAAAAGTGACCTCATTCAGTCATGCTCCTGTCCTTGTTTGGGCGTTTGGGACATTTTTTTGTCCCCTTCTTCTCAGGCTGATTGTGGGTGTCCTGCGAGGGCCACTCTAATGTGAGTGAGCGCTGTTATCTGATCCCGTTGCACTCAGAGATGATTCGGTAATGACTAGGCGCAGCAGTCCCTTCTCTGGCGAATATAGAAAGCCCAAAAGCGCCTTCCAAAAATATTCTGCGAATGATTGGCACACCGTGGTGTGTGGCGTgatttgttgtggaggtggacTGACCCAAATATGGATGGCCATtttgcacgcatgcacgcacgcacacacgcacacacacacacacacacacacacacacaaacacctggcAGTGTCAAAGGCAGAGAGGATCATTTAGCCTCCAAATGGGCCAATTCAGGGCCACCCACAATCAGATACTCAGAGAATTAATCCCCATCGCTGGAAAAGTATGATTGCACTGGCGCAGAATGGAAAAGATAAAGGTCATGTGCTTATCAAGTAACCTAGTTTTTTTGCCGTGCCATCCATTTGAGACTTTGCCAACACAAATCTGATCAGTGTCTGGTGAAAGAGAAAATGCTATTTGTGTCAGGAGTATTGGGATATAGGTCCCTATTTATAGTTGTCAATTGTGAAATTTCATATCCATACATGGTTATTGTATGGTTATGAACATGATTTAATCCTGATTTTTCCTCATGTTTCCAGATCATCTCAGTACCATCCACGTATAATACTGGAATGATTGTGATTCTGGAATGATTCTATGTCACCATAGAAGGTCTTTCATGATGACACACTGTTGTATCAGTCTGAGTGTCTGTGCCTGTCTctgggtgtttgtgtatgatagagagagacagagacagacagagagagagagagagacatgcaagcagagagagagagaaagtaagcaaCCTTGGTTTAGCCTTGTTTCGACCAGCCTTTCCCCTGCCGAGTGTCTTGTGAAGTACCACCCGTGGGCCTGTCCTGTTCCAGGGTCGGCCCGGTGGCAGCTGTGAGGTGGGGGAGGTGAGCTCTTAAGTCAGCATGCTGAGGAAATTAGAGTTGCCGCATTAGAGAGAAATCCCCTGGAGGTTTAGGGTTCATTGAGATTATGAATAATGGACAAAGGGCAGTGTAAATATTTATAGACCTTCTGCTTCGAGCGGTATGGAGAGAGACCGGGATTAAAAGACAAGGAGAAAGAACACTCAGGAtgttacacacactgtacacatttTGTTTCGCCGCATTTAACCAAATTCCAGTTGTGAGAACAGTAAATGATATGATAGCTCTGGGTGAGCGATGCCTATCGGAACCAGTCAGTGATAAGAcaaaaagaagaagaggaatGACTGCATGTGCACCTAATAGTGGAAAGGAAAAAATCATTGTAAAATAAGGTGCTTTCTCAATCTCACAACAACCTTGAGGAGAAATGTGCCACTCAGACATTTCTGACAAACTCCTCTATCTCCCACTACCCGTGTGCGTCTTTTTCTGTGGCTGCTTGAACTAGATTTTTTGTACTAGTTTTAATTTGGTCACACCACCCATTCTGTCTTTTAATTAGTTGCCAGAGTGCGAGTGGTTGGTCACAACCATTAAGGCACTTGGTATTGATGAGTGATTTCAATTAAAAATTCCATCATTGGGATTGTGGAATGTGCAGTCAGTCAGGCGTCTCGGGGAATGTCTTTTGTGAGGGGCTCTAGGGGACACTGCACCGTACGCCCACAGCAATAGTCTTTTACTGGGGCTCCATTTGTAGATAGTCtatttacagtatattttactgtacagtatgttcatctgtctcacacacacagctatattgttgacacatatagacacaccctcacacacagttGACTGAAGTCTTTGAAAAAGTCCATTCTCGCCTCTATATCTTTCATTTATCCTTCCTAGTTCATTAGCATAATTCTAATTAAGCAGTACTCAGAAACACTCTATTTCATATGCTGAGGCTGAGAGGCAAGACACATTTCCGCCCTTTCTGTTTTAATCCGCCTTGACAAAGTAGTCTCGACTGACAGCGGGGGGTGGGGAGTGGGTGGTATACACGCCTTCCAAGCGGCAGATTTCGCCGGGCGGGCACGTGTACGCGCGACTACGGATTTCCTTGTTTGCATCACTTTGTTGCAACAAATGGGCTCTGGCAGAGCGCGTTTCCATGGCGAGCCCGCAGACAAGGCGATTTGCTGACAGTAATATGAATAAATTAGCGTGCGCTGGAACGAGCTCTGATTTCCTATCGCTCTCATTTCCTCAGAGTCATTTTCCCTCATTTTTTTGTGCCGTTcgcttctctttttctgtcagtaAGCGAGGCTGAGCGTTCTCCCATTGTGAGCGTTAGACTGGAGAAGAGGGGCTTGTGCTGCATATTGAATCTCCGTTGGGTGCAGGGATCCATAAGCATCAATGCACCTCACAACACAGAggagaaaaagtgagagaaactgaaaaagagatagagacagtGAGACAAAGGATAAACAGGCAAAGCCTCTGTTTCACTTCAAGCTGAAGGATTTTGGATATGAAACAGAATTCTTCTTCCACTTCCTCTAAGTCTTCATAACATGAatgaaattacacacacacactcttgtagACTCACTGTTGTTCCTTATTTGCAGGTAACCATCCTCATCGTGCTGGCTCTGGCCTTTCTGGCCTGTATAGTGTTCCTGGTGGTGTATAAGGCCTTCACTTATGACCACACCTGCCCTGAAGGCTTCATCTACAAGGTAAGGCACTGGACACTAGGTACTGCTCAtaagcatatacagtatgtacatataGTAGTAGGCCTTTATTGTATGCAGCGATGTGACCTGTCGTCTGTCCATTGATGTGAATGTTTTCTCTTAACATGCCATTGAGCTTTCACCATGCCGTGGTGCTTTCACCATGCCGTGGTGCTTTCTTTCTTGTCCCCCCCTACCAACAGCATAAGCGTTGCATCCCGGCTTCTCTGGAGGCGTACTACAACTCCCAGGATGCCAACTCGCGGGGGCGGTTCTACACAGTCATCAGCCACTACAGCATGGCCAAGCAGACCAGCTCCCGCTCCGTCTCGCCCTGGATGCCAGCGGGGGGCGGCCCTCACGACGCCAAGCCGCCCAACACAGACAGCCAGTGAGAGCCAGCCGCTCAGAACCTGCTCCACTCCGTTTATTTCTTCATTCCTTCAGTCAATCTACAGGTCTGGAGCCCagcagtgtctctctctctctctctctctctctttccttctctctttccttctctccctctgtcccctcTCAATCATCACAACATCTATGGGATCCATCTGAGAATCAGTAGATGTTAATCTGTCAAATCTCACCACAATCCTCCAACCATACCAGCTGTTTAGCAGAATGTGTAGTGCCtcattcttcttttctctttttctctcctctctctctccctcccaccatttctttctttgttaATGATCTCCTTGAGCTCCATTCATTTGACTGATGAGTCTAATTGCtgtctattttttattttatttatttattggtaCTCCTATTTCTACTTGATGAAAGAGGACTATTTGTATAAAGGCATGATCTTAAAAACacattctttttgttttgtttttgtttttctgcgtTGTTGTCAGAGAGCAAACAAAGCTCATTCTTAACTTGTAGTTTAATGACTTAATGCTCATTTCCGAAAAATGTGACAAGATTCATGCTATGACCAGGCTCAAGATGAGTTCGTTTTTAATCTCATTCTTAATATTGTCCACATTGCAGCgtcaatatactgtacatgttctGTAAAAGAATTTTCCATGAAGAAAATATATGTTTGTATGAACTGCACATGGATGACGACAGTTATGCTAATATTGATGTTAATGAATTATCAAATCTCTACTTTGTATTTTACCATGAGTGTCTGGAGAATGAACACAGCTTTTAATCATCGTACTGTAGTTCCTGACTTGAACCAGGACGGGCATACTCCACCCCTCATTACGGCAATAGTATGTATCATTGTGCATAGTGCtgttaaatatattgttttctcATTGACtggaatgaaaacaaacaaactaactaaaaaaactaaaaatcTGCAGCACATTTGTAATATGAGAGACACATTGTCTGTGAGATGCTGAGCCACAGGAGGAAGAGTTAATTTAGATGAATGACACCTTGGAGAATGGCTTGGACATGGATCAGATTGGTGGAAaagcatctgtctgtctctgtctgagcTAACTTTGACACGCTTAGATATCCTCACTGCAGttcaatttcatttcattttttaatcCGTtgtcagaagaagaagaaaaaaacaggttTTGAACTATTGTGCTGTCGTTAGTTGATATGTAGCAAAGTGTGGAGTATCTTGAGTGTGTATCCTTTAGATTTGgacaaaaaacaataaaacatgacGTGTTAAGTAAACAGTGTGCTCTGTCTTCTTCTTTTAGTCCACCTTTCTCTGCCTGCAAGATTCTGAGGGAGGGATGgcgagaaagtgagaaagagagagacagagagagagagagagagagagagagaaagaatatgTTTGTGGACTGTGGTAAGAGATTGGCTGAGTATTTCTTATTCCACAATTAGAGTAATTAGCTGCCTCTGTAGTCTAGACAATGCTGTCACCATTATGTTATCCAAGCCTCAGCTTGAGACTCAGAGTTTGGAGAGCTCCCTTGTTTGGAAACCTGTGTTTTGATGGCTACCCCATTATGGATTAAATAAACAAGCCGCTCAGCTTCACTGGAGAAACAGTGTAGAAGGTATTAATTTAACACATCACAAATGCTATAGATCTGCTGGCTAAGGCGTGATCTCGGAGCAGAAGAAATGCTTATATTACAACGTAGTGTTGCATTAAACTTCATGACATTCCTGTTTGTTACTGTAGATATATGAAAAAACCTTACCAGTCTAAAACGTATTGGAACACAGAAACAAAACGGTCTAAAATTGGCCTTCCAATTCTCATACCATATGTTGCcctattgattgattgattgattgaatgattgattgattgatttgtcATTGGTTGGTTGGTCAGCTAGCCAATAAATTGAATGACATAAATCTGATGCTGCAGAGTATTCTTTCCTTACTTTGGTCCTTCTTTGAATCGAAACACTTTGCTGTTCAAGAGACCGATAAATGCCTGCGCCATgggagtaaaaaaaacaacaaatttcATTGACACCAGAACTGGCTGGATTTGTCACAACCCTGCTGGGTTTGGATCAGTGGCAAATTAGTTGCATGCTCTTTGATGCTTTGATAGCTTTCAAGTATTCAGACCATTCTGAATACAGGATTAACTTTGagctccgttctgtgattgggcAGAGAAATCAAAGACTGTTTTGTGTCCGAGAAATTAGTTTTTCCCAGATTGCCAGCACTGAATTGGGGTCATGCTCATCCAGTGCCAAGCTTGAAAAGCATTTCTCAGACTGTCACTGGAGTTCAAGACCGCAACATTAAGACATCAGAGGTCTGAGTTACTATTTTGTGTCAATATCTTACTTCTTAATCACGTAGAAATAGTTAAATATCTTTCATAACAACAGCCCCTTAGTAGTTCTAAAATGACTCTGACACAGCCTCATGGGCCATGTTGCTTAAATAGGCATTTTACCCAGATACACCCCCTATTGTTCTATGAATGCATTGTTTTGGCCAAAATATAGTACATCTTGTATTTGAGATACCACCTCTTTTCCATACAATGTAATAACCATTGACATTGTGTAGCTTAActgatatagaccctttcaagagagttccattatcagcatcatagttggccccacaaggcttcctttttaacattccatatgttatcttaatgcagaggaagtagattggggcccaaatagaacgttcaagcattgtttttgtttttattgttgaaagggtctatagaaagGTGTTCACAGCCCCAAGGTCATGGGCCCAATATTCAtcaagagatgaaaagagatgaAAAATGTATATCTGTGTTCAATCTGCACTATACTGTAAGCTGCTTTGGATAGAAAGCTTCTCCTAAATGCGTCACTATTAAGAATCCCGCCCTGCCATCTGGAGTACATAGCACATTCCTCAGCTATCTGTTTGGTGTGCAGAAACTAAAATCAATCAGATAGATGAGGCTGCAGCAAAAAAATAGATAATAGATCCTAGGTTAATAGGTGAGACTTTCTGATTGAATCTCTAGACAAAGGCATGAAGAAGACAGGTGGATTAACAGGTGAGAATATGTTTCCTTCATTTCCCTCTTTTGTCCCAGCCTCTGTTCCATAGAACTACCTATAGCTATTTTGTCAGAGGCGGCATATGTgggggtagagtgtgtgtgtgtgtgtgtgtgtgtgtagggggacggggtggggtgggtgcagaaatgtgtgtgtgtgtacaggggtggagtgaagagatgtgtgtgtttgtttgtatgtgtgtgtgtctgtgtgtgtgtgtgtgtgtgtgtgtgtgtactgtacgtgtaCGGGGGTGGAgtgcagagatgtgtgtgtgtgtgtgtagggggacggggtggggtgggtgcagaaaggtttgtgtgtgtgtgtgtgtgtacaggggtggagtgaagagatgtgtgtgtgtgtgtgtgtgtgtacactacgTGTACGGGGGTGGAgtgcagagatgtgtgtgtgtatgggggtggaGGGATCAATGTCTCCCCCACAGGTCTGTTCCCTCCCCCTGTGGCCATACAGGCTGGCATAGCTGGCAAGGCTGGCATGGCGTTCCCGCCCGCTGGCGCCTGCGTTCTGCTGCTCGGATCAGTGCGTGGATGGCCCAGACTTAGACCCagactcatctgtgtgtgtccacctgCTTGTCATGCAGGAATCGCGTGTCCCGTCTGTGGCGGAGCATTTGCTAATGTGATGGGCTCAGAGgtcactcttgtgtgtgtgtgtgtgtgtgtgcgtgtgtgtgtgtgtgtgtgtgtgtgtgtgtgtgtgagtgtgtgtgtgtgagtaaggcaGAGTAGAGGAGTGAGTGGAAGGAAagagtgaatgcatgtgtgtgtgtgtgtgtttgtgtgtgtgtgtgtatgagagagagagagcaagaaagatggtgtgtgtgtgtgtgtgtggcattgtgTCTTCCAGTGAAAATGGTGTGGGTAGGGAGTGACCTTCCCTGTTTTGATGGTGTGCGTAGTGACAGGCGCTGCCCGTCACTGAGGAGGAAGAGTGACTTTCTGGTGAGGCTGCTGCAGGGAGAGCTGGAGGCACTCAGCTCATCAGAAGGCATTTGTTTAGATGTGCACAAGCACagattcactcactcactcacacacacacacacacacatgcacacacatgcacgcacaagcacactcacacacacgcacacacagacacgcatgcacaagcacactcacatgcacggacgcgcgcgcacacacacacacacacacacacacacacaaatacaaacacactcggACATCTCTTTTTTAAGGAAGGGTCTTCTCTGGTCTGAAGATGCTGCTTTTGGCTTAATCTGAAGACGTTAGCCATTGTTCCAGAAAAACCCAATTTGCAGACCTGGTGGGGTCCTCGCAGGCAGCTGCCTCAAGCCTGCCTGATGGGATTTGAGAAATCGCCGGAGTGAACAGACATCATTACAGGCAAATTAACTTGAATATGCAGTGTTATTGGCCTTCTTTGCAATTGGTCTTTTCTCTAGACATTCATACATCAAGCACAAGCACatactctgtcacacacacacacacacacacatactcacacacccatacatgcGGTTGTTTTCAGATATGAGAGGGCAAGAGAGCATGGGAGAGAAGTGGCTCCTTGGGAGATCTCTTTTCTCAGAGCATCTTGACATTTCATTACTGGCATCCGACTTCCACTAAAAGTCCTGTGAGCAATGCTTGATCTTTCCACTTTGCTGTTTCCCCAACTGGCACTCTTTTTGGCTTCTTTCTGGCTTAGTgataacacacaacacagatacacggacacacacacacacacacacacacacacacttgcctcaCACCAATTGCTTGAGTCTTTTTGGTATACACCCTGAGCATTCCTGAAAATGTTTCCAAAGCCTGCGGGGGTGTGAATTATTCGTCTGTGTTTCTACCCAAATTTAAATTAGCAGGAAATGTTTTGTCTGAGCACCTCGCTTCAGCACACAGCAACTGTAAACTGACATCATAATATTTCTCAAGGTATATTTTTCTACCTGCCTAGTGTTACAATGTTTCTTTACAATGGAAACAAGGTTGCAGAGATAAATGTATTCAAAAGAGACCTTGAAGAACCTTATGTGAATGCACAAAAAGCTATGAGCAAAACCAAATGAGGCATTTCTAGATGCAAAATGTCTTATTCCTTTTTTAAAGAATCTACAGCTAATCCTTCATCCATTAACCATTAATGAGGAAATGAAAGTGCAGGGGCTAAGGAGCCGGGCTAGTATGCAGCAGCCAGAAAAGAAATGGGCTCGAGGAGAGACTGGCCCTGTAATAGTTGACATCTAtaggttgctttggataaaagtgtcacccaaatgaatgaataaagagCCATAGTGAAAACTATTAACTTCTATTACTTGGTAAAAAATCCCCGGAATAAATCACCACCCTCACTGTCTTAAATAGTCAGTATATAAGATAATGGTTAAACAGATTAATAGCGCTCTTTGGATGCAATACTACTCACATTTTCTGAGCTGGGTGTGTGGGAATGAACATGTGGGGCGTTCCGAGTCTCTGCTTTTGGCGGGAGACTAATTTTGGGCTGGCCTACTTTCCTTGGTTCATTTAGAGCGCCCTGACTGCCTGTCTTTTCATTCGCTGTAATATTCAACCTTAACTTTGGGAACCTCTACGCTTTTGTCTGTGCATGCAATATTCACTGCAGGAAGAGTCAGAGTGGCTGAATTATTTACTTATCGTTCAATTATTTATATGGAATTGTCTCGTAAAAGTCTGTTAAGCTTTCAAAATCAGCCTTAAAAAGGCAAACCGATTCTGACAGAATTATTTTATTTGTGAGGAACCTCAAGGGACATATTTAGAAGTGGACTCCCATAGAGCAGTCCCACAGATGCCAAATGTTAGTGCTTTCACTGAGAGCTGACATTTTTGACACATGCTAACTGTGACACTGGACATTGAGAACTCCCCCTCTACAATCACTGAAGCTTGTTTATGCGTCGCTCACTCTTACAGTGACAAGTCACACAAGTAACCTGGTTTGCTCTCTGAACTGCGCTGAAAGGGCTACAACCACACTGCAATGGTCCGGAGAGGAATGACTAAGTGCTCCGCTGCTATAAAAAGCCCTCACATGCGGCCTAAGGTTCTGTCATGTCATTGTGAGACACTTCAACATTTTTGTCGTTGTCAGAGTCCTTGTGCCAAGTTCAGAAACTAGGTGCATCTTGCCATCCTGTTTTTCTTCCTGACTTTTTTACGCTTGTTGTGATTATGTTTGTTATTATGTTATTGTGATGTTGTTATTGTAATTATGTTTGTTGTGATGATTATTAtgttgttatgttgtttttctctctgtgtgggtgTCCTGACATGTCTGACTCTTAGTTTTTGATATGTCTAAGCTGTTTAGACAAATGCACAAAGCAAAACAACCCAGTGTAATTCTCACACGTCAACAGCTTATGTTTGTAAATAGAGAGTTTGCCCGTATTTGTCACTTTGCCTGCAAACTATCCATGTCTTTTGACTGGTGTGCTGCTATTAATTCCGAGGAACAATGGCAGATACACTCTTATTAATACATTGTAAAACTTCACTAGGCTTCACATTTCATTTCATGTGGGGCAgctcacacaaaaaaagaaaaaaataataataattggaGTGCTGTATCGAATAATCTTCCCTTTTGCTAAGCAGGCCAATTTCCACACTAATTACAGAGCCTGTCTCTGTACAACTCGACTTTATAGCGCCCACTTGCCTTATCGGTCAATGCAGagctattaaacctcatcaggAAAAGAACAATGAGCCATGCTGCTGTTATCCAGCACTGATTTCGACATGAAACCGCCACAGCTCTGACAGACTCGTTCTCTCTTGGACCCTGGGCCAAGCTAACGTCCAACGCCATCCAGGTAAGCATCAGAGAAATACTTATGAGAGCCCTCCACAATACTTtgacccccctccacacacacacacacacacacacacacaaactctctcttacacaaacacacactgtgtgatgtctgtgtgaagtCTGTCTGACTTTGTGTCCACCATTCACCATTCTGACTCCTCAAGACTTGGTAGACTGTCAAAGACCAAAGTCGGCGTAAGCCGTGCTTGGATAATAGTGCAGAATGAAATGTTACACAATATCGACGATAATGTTTTCATCCATTGTTATAGTTTGACTATATTGCTTCCCTTGCTTTTGAGGTTTGCATATCTCCACTGGATCTAAATTGGGCTCCGGCCAAAGCTAATGAGCAGCCATCCAAATGAGATTGAATGTGATTTGCTCAGCTAGTGGGTCAAAGTCATTAATGCAGAGATCACTGCAGTGCAGAGCTAGCTAAATAGACACAGATAGTGAACCAAAGGATCCAGTACCCACTTCAACAGGGTAACTTGAAACTATGTTCAGTTTTTAAATCCTCATCCATAATAAGTTCTGTCAAAAGCTAAACAAATGTGGTGTTTTTCTAACCCTGAAGAGAAGCCATATTGTCATCATTACATTTCAGAAATGCACATCCCTTTTGCACATTCCCCATTGGCCAAAAACAAACTCATTATGCCATCCTCAACAGCTGGTTTCCAAACTATATTCCCCTAAGCTACACAGGGCAGTCTAATTATTGCCAAGCTATCCAATACAATGGATCTTTTCAAGGCCCATTGCAGTCATTTCCTACAATGGCCAAATGGCCTCATCACAAGAATGGGGTGCTAAAAATG encodes the following:
- the nsg2 gene encoding neuronal vesicle trafficking-associated protein 2; translated protein: MVKLGSNLQDKGAKAASVEDGFQNVPLITPLDVCNLQYQAPDKVVVKTRAEYQAEQKKAKLKVPKVEEFTISITDGVSERLKVTILIVLALAFLACIVFLVVYKAFTYDHTCPEGFIYKHKRCIPASLEAYYNSQDANSRGRFYTVISHYSMAKQTSSRSVSPWMPAGGGPHDAKPPNTDSQ